In Lepus europaeus isolate LE1 chromosome 9, mLepTim1.pri, whole genome shotgun sequence, the following are encoded in one genomic region:
- the LOC133766283 gene encoding eukaryotic translation initiation factor 1b-like produces the protein MHLGAGRAAEQPDSSRDSDSPSASLLQATSTKEKESYHISTTQDHRSFDPFAEASTGDALLPAATEDNIQVRIQHRNGRKTLSTVTGITDDYKKKKPVKVFKKKFACNGTVVEHPEHREVIHLQGDQCKNICQFLVETGLVKDNQLKVCGF, from the exons ctgggagctggacggGCAGCAGAGCAGCCTGACTCCAGCCGGGACTCTGATTCTCCTTCTGCCTC GCTTCTGCAGGCCACTTCCACTAAGGAGAAGGAATCATATCATATATCCACTACCCAGGACCACCGCTCTTTCGACCCCTTTGCTGAGGCAAGTACAGgggatgctctgcttcctgctgccacGGAGGATAATATCCAGGTAAGAATTCAACACAGAAATGGTAGGAAGACCCTTAGTACTGTCACAGGGATCACTGATGATTACAAGAAGAAGAAGCCAGTGAAAGTGTTTAAGAAGAAATTTGCTTGCAATGGTACTGTAGTTGAGCACCCAGAACACAGAGAAGTAATTCACCTACAGGGTGACCAGTGTAAGAACATATGCCAGTTCCTGGTGGAGACTGGACTGGTTAAGGACAATCAGCTGAAGGTGTGTGGGTTTTAA